The genomic segment CCACTTGCAGCATGGCCTCTGCTTCAGGCGCTTGGCTCAGACCGCCGAGACCTTCCTCAAGAGGCTCCAGGAACAAGGTACGGGGGAGGTGTCCTCCTGATGGACCGCAGATAATGTCAAATCCTCGGCGGCGTCCTGTTTCGTTGTCATTGAGGATTTGGTTTGTTTGACAGATTGCAGCGACTCTGCGTCACAGCACAACAGCGAATCATTGCAGCAGGAGCTCGGAGACCAGGAGGACGGAGGACAGGCGTCCACTAAGGAGGAAGACAAACACTTTATGGACTTCCCTGTGAGAGACGTGGCGGAGCAGCTGACCCGACTGGACGCTGTAGGTTTCATTAACAAATATATATCTCAAAGCTCATATCTGTGTCGGTGTGGGGTCACTCATTGGCGTTGTGTCTCTCCCTCAGGAGCTGTTTGTCCGAGTGGTGCCCTTCCACTGCCTGGGCTGCGTCTGGTCCCAGCGCGACAAGAAGGAAAACCGAAACCTGGCGCCCACCGTCCGCGCCACCATCTCCCAGTTTAACGCCGTCACCAACCGTGTCATCACCTCACTCCTCTGGCCGTCCTCTCCCAGCCCTTCCACTTCCTCTCCCATGTCATCgcccagctcctcctcctccttcctgtaCCCCTCGACGGCCCCGAGCTCACCTCGCTGCTCTCACACCAGCCCCGCCCACAGGGCACGCATCATCGAGAGGTGGATCGCCATAGCTCAGGTCAGTGTCCAGAAACCTTTTTAGAATTGAGTTTATCATCAAGTGATATAAATGAACATGACTTTTGTCAGAATGTCGTAACCAAACAgcctttccttgttttttttctctgtgcagGAGTGCAGGCAGCTGAAGAATTTCTCCTCTCTGAGGGCTGTCCTTTCAGCCCTGCAGTCCAACGCTGTGTATCGCCTCAAGAAGACCTGGGCTGCTGTCAGCAGGTCTGCAGACTGTTAGAAAACACACTATGCTTTCATAATACTAATAACTACTAATAACTGTTCataacttataaaaaaaaaaagagttctgTGAAGTACACAAATTGAAAAATAGCAGGTGAAAATTGGCTGAGGGGGAATAAAGTCCATAATGGGTTTCCCTGaatcattttgtcttttttgagcATGCAGACTTGTTTACCATGAATATTGACCCTACACGAAGAACACTGTCTTAACAGAGTGAATTTCTTTTGGTTTCAGGGAAAGCATGGCCACCTTCGACCTCTTGTGTGAGATTTTCCCTGATGAGAACTGTGTGCTAACCAGCAGAGAGATCCTGGTGGAGGTAACTACgtgacataaacacacacacgtgagaGAATGCAGACTGGTTGCTCTGCCTGAATAATGATGGAAATAGATCTGTGTGTAGCTTCTCTCCCGAGGCGTGGGCGGTAACACAAACTGTTAAATGCGCTAGATAATAAAGATAATAACAGGTTGCTTGTGTGGCTTCTACcatacaacctttttttttcttcttttgactGGGATGTTGGGGCTCTGCATGGTTaaaactgtatgtactgtaaaaattattatgattattcagCTAGTTGACAGAATTcttgatttattattttggtTGTTTAGTGAGTGAAAAAACGTCAACCATTCcctgtgaggatttgctgcttttctctgttttatatcattgtaaaatgtctttttagCTTTTGGAGTGTTGTTGagacaaaacaagatatttaatatatctgacattttatttatctaCAGAATAAGCAATActgaaaataattattagttgCAGGCAGACTTAGGCTACTTCCACACTACTAAAATATCCATCCACGAGCGTTTTAGCACTGTTTTAGAACTAATCTCCATCCGTACTAAAAGGCCTGAAAACGCATATCCCTgaccaatcaaccaatcaatcaatcaatcaatcaatcaaccaaccaaCAAGTACACGACAGTGTGAACTGTTACTGTCAtcctatcatcatcatcatcatcatcatcatcatcaccaacaACAAGCCACAATACAGCGTGTACTATATCGGTCACCGTCATTTTCAATCTATTATCATCATCAGGATCACTATTCACCACAGGCAATGGAAACTAAGATGGTGACCTCCTTCTACTTATAGCATTTAAAGTATGAATGGCGACaggaataaaataatttttcttGGTAACCGGGGCGCTGAGGCGTGCCAGATGGTAACAGCTTATGCTCAGTATTATACTCAGAATTCACGTACACTGGGCATGTGTGTGCCGGTAAGGCTGATAACGCCACTGGACACGGGATTTGTCACAAGCTTACTTCCTACAGAtgtaattcaattttttttaaagtatcaaatcataacaagagttatcttgagacactttacagatagagtaggtctagaccacactctataggCAGTAGTGGCATCATAAAATGCAAAATTGAACTGCTAGCATCAACAACAAGGTCATAAATGGCTGTAATTTGTTATCCATGTTGAATTAACCAACAGTAGTCAAGTCTGTTGCGTTGGTTTTCTctcgaaaaaaaaaacaaacaaaaaagggtaACATGAGAGGGGCATGACCAACCAGGGAAGGACACCTTGTAACTAATAAGGCCCAATCAGGAAGCGAACATAGATGTTTGTGTCATCGTTTCAAAGGGCCAGACTAAAACGCAGTTGTCAGACCAAGACGGCGTCAGCAgcattttcaaatgtctccATTTTTAGTGGTTCTAAAACGCTGGTTTTAATGGTGTGGATGCGAGGCGTGAACTTAGCGAAAGATATGCATTTTAAAACTAAAACGTAGTAGTGTTGATGTAGCCCTGTGAAAAGTATTATACACACGTCACCTGTTGATCCATTTACTGAACGTATTGTCTACAAATGGCCTCTAATCGCTGGCTATTTATGGtctcatttctttttcaaatcacAAAACTGAATGTTCTGTCTCCAGTTCACCTGCCAGTCTGTGTCCTTTGTTCCCCgtaaaaaaacaattgataTGAATGTGTATTCAGTGATGTTATCAGCAGCCCAGTTTCTATAGACTAATAAAGAAGGTCATTGTTAGCAGCCAACGCAAATAAAACCACTAATAAAAGTGGTAAGTTGGGCACTAACGAGTACTTACTGCCAAACCCTGTCAGCAGGCGCTCAACCCTAAATCAGTGGATGTGCTTTGTTGTCATTTCACACCCAGCAGCCCTCTCACATCAACACCCTGAATTACAGTTATTGTGTTTTATCGAAGTTGACAGGACATGTTGTGTGTTTCCTGCAGGATGGGACTCAACCAGATGGCAGCGCCACCCCCGGCTCAGCGTCCAGACACGTAAGATAATGGTCATCACTTTGTTTGGAAATAACCTTTTTGGTTCCCCAATTTCAGGTTTGACCACCAAAATAAAGTGAATGTGTCAGCTATACCAGCCACCTAAAAATGAAAGGCTGAggtctattttttttctctgcctggATCATCTATTCTACTTCCCTAAAAGTCACATGATTTCAAGCTGAAATAATTGAGCTAAAATAGAAACGAGATTtccgggcgcctgggtagctcacctggtagagcgggcgcccatatatagaggtttactcctcgacgcagcagccacgtgttcgactctgacctgcggccctttgcagcatgtctttccttctctctcccctttcatctctaagctgtcctatacaaataaaagcctaaaatgcccaaaaaagaatcttaaaaaaaaaaaagagaatagaaACCAGATTCCCTgttccctcttcttcttcttcgaaTCAGTGATAACACTTCCAACTGTTAGTTTTGCCCCTTACGTAGGTTAAGGGTATAAAAGCTGACGTGTGTGAAGGGTTTCTCACAGTTTGGCAGTTTACTTAGTCTGGGTGGGGCTAtgtgtaaaatgttttataCCCCCATATTCACTCTGTTTAAATAGTGATGATCTTGTGTTTTCAGTTGTCCATGTACATTTCTACTTCAGTTTCAGTAGAATCTTTGATTTTcattaacacaacataacataagaTCAATATTCTGTCCTCCTGTGTTCAAGTTTCTTACTCTTTCTTACTTTAAGCTAATTTTCTATTAGAGCGACATTTAGGAgttcaaaatgaaatattttcagCTTTTTGCAAATATCTTACATGTATATTTTCATTTGCGTGAAGTAATAAGTTGATTGATTCTCTTTTTGTCAATGGAGGCCATAGTGATCACCAAAATGTTCACCAGTGTGGCTTGATTTGTGTCCTCAGAGCTTCAGCAGTGGTGTGGTGCCGTACCTGGGCACTTACCTGACTGTCCTCACCATGCTGGACACAGCGCTGCCTGACACAGTGGAGGTGAGGACAcatcacacccacacacccacctgATGTTTTAGTTTGTTCTGCTTTATGGTACTTTTTAATCACGCCATATTTGTAAGActgctttttatttctttttttttcacagggtGGACTCATCAACTTTGAGAAGCGCAGACGGGTAGGTGTCGCCTCCTAGTGGTGTCTTACATGAATGACTAGGGtggttttaaattcaatttgaATAGCCAGCGCCGAAgtctatttgtctgttctgcTATATTCTTTTCTGTTCTATGACTTAATCTGTgcgttgttttatttaattctctTGTAGGAGTTTGAGATTGTCTCTCAGATTCGGCAGCTTCAGGCTTCCTGCTCCAACTACAGCCTACCAGTAAACCATCATATCGCCGCCTGGCTGCAGGCACATACGCTGCTCACGGACCAGGAGAGGTGAGACACGCTCTAACACCACTGCCATACAATATAAAGACAATCGAGTGGATTGGAGGGCTTTTGCAAAGCTTTTTGCATCATTTcttaatttctctttttttttttttgtctcctgaAGCTATGAGCTGTCTCGTGACCTGGAGCCTCCAGTTGACCCCTGTCCCAGCTCTCCCAACTCATGGAGCAGTCGCCTGCTCGCCAAGAAACTTGCCACGTAAGTCTGGAAACCACCTCTAGTCTGTAACTCTAAACACAGCTGCCCTGttgttagggctgtgcaattaatctgAACTCTAgctcctaatgatcacaaaaacagaataatcgagaaaaacgattattttgcacattccgTTTTgtaagtaaactcttattttgtcttgtgttctgaatgaaaacaaaaatgttcaaATGGGAAGAGTGTTAAagaaatttcacagttctaggtgttttcactgttgatttgtttcacttttttatgttcaataattgcaacatctttccaaaagtcaatgagtaatcttGTTAAATAATCGGAATTTCAATATttaccaaaataatcgtgatcatgattttttttttttctttcataattgagcagccctacCTGATGTGACACTGACTGGTGtcatataaatattttaatataagACATGTCAGTTATGTTAATGGTAGAAAAAGATGTAGATGTTTTTGATCTGCATccaaatacacatatacagtcaTGAGATACAGATTGTATTTTTGAGCAAATTCAGTAGTTTAGAGGAAATAAACATTCCTGGATCTTTAGCTTCCCTATCTTTAAGGCCAGACACGGTACTCGTCAATTTTGAGAATTTGGGCTTTTTTGTTTCCGTAACATGTCGTCTTTTAGACTAGTGGAAAGAAAAGGACACATTAGGTGTATATATGATACAAGTTATAGGATGCTAAGGATTTGATTAGAGATTATATTAGATATATTGTGTCTATAAATAGTGGTTTCCAACTAAATTGTATCAGTTTACAATACGTATCTTTTTAGAGATGAGAGATGTCCAAAATTGActctaatatgtcaacaaaatgaaacacaAATGTTCAACTGTGACTATATCCAATGTTAACATTTCTGTTCTGGAAATGTTTGCTAATTGGCACATATTTACTTAAATAATGccttatttgcatatttaaccATAAGATTTCAGAACAattataatacaaaaaaagaattgCCTTTAATataagtaatcaactggggaagtttcatggtgatatctatgAGTTTAAAATGTACACCTTATTCACCTGTAGTGTAGAATGGAATGTGTTTCCGTTGCTATTTCGGGAAAACGTACACAACTAaaccgtgtttgtgtgtgcaggttgCGATCATCCAGCGACAGCTCCCTCAGGAAGACCCACGCTGACCAGATCAGTGTGTCGTCTTCTGGCTCCAGCAGTTCAGACATGGAGGACCTCTCTGGCCCTCAGCCCTCCCCCCTCAGAGTCAAACTCAAGGTGAGCACTGAAGTTCGATTTATGGTattctcgctttgccagaccatccacacgctgcggagcggaggagggtctggctagtccacatagcattccgggatgggagagaaacgtgctctggtttattggcatttcttgaaaccaatcacaatggtcatgggctgcgctaagctccgcacggagctgCTACaaaaaatagttgtgcgagagaaaactcagattgaacagatagtctagctagctgtctggatttaccctgcagagatctgaggagcagttaaccatagtcctcagaaatccaccggagtttaaaaatgccaacacaaagaaagcgtaaggaAATGGAAATCagcgaaaatacatgcatccggcgaaATTTCGGAAATTTCGCAATGCCGGAAGTGATACGCCAAAGATATAAACTAGATTTATGGTATCGTTTCCACCACAAAGGCTCAGCACATTGTCGCGGCGCGCGGTCGTACGCCTCTGAATTTTtgtatgaggtcataaggagcaaggttacctcacctttctctgctttgcccgcccagagaatttggcctacccatgagagagagacatcatggctttcaaacgagcgaagtggcagttggtcaaggccaaacccccccctccccccttgcccccccctctctcctcctcaatagctacagacacagaaattgcacatcctaaggaaagctcattgtgggaccattaaggtctatataaaagagacttcagatacagtattaggggaccactaaggtctatataaaagagacttcagatacagtattaggggaccactaaggtctacagatacagtattaggggaccactaaggtctatataaaagagacttcagatacagtattaggggaccactaaggtctatataaaagagacttcagatacagtattaggggaccactaaggtctatataaaagagacttcagatacagtattaggggaccactaaggtctatataaaagagacttcaaatacagtattatgggaccactaaggtctatataaaagagacttcagatacagtattagggcaccactaaggtctatataaaagatacttcagatacagtattaggggaccactaaggtctatataaaagatacttcagatacagtattaggggaccactaaggtctatataaaagagacttcagatacagtattaggggaccactaaggtctatataaaagagacttcagatacagtattaggggaccattaaggtttatataaaagagacttcagatacagtattaggggaccaccaaggtctatataaaagcatccaaagagcaccatgtcatgggaccttttttaaaaaatTTCAAAAGGGTTTTCCACTTAgttggtttaaaaaaactgtgtaaatggttttaaaattgGAACACAATATTCCTATTTTCCcctctgtctttccctctcgTCCCCTCCCTCAGTCTCTGTCAAGCTCGCTCCACAATGTTGCAGAGGATTTCTCCGTCAGCTCcatgtcctcctcctctcccaatctgtccagctcctccagcagctcctcACACCCAGACCTCAGCTCTTCTTCTCTGGTGCTGAGCCCGGAGTCGCCATTGCCGGGCTGCTCTCCTCAGGCCGTGCTGCCCGTCTACAACAAGCAGGTCGCTGACTCGTGTATCATCAGGGTGAGCGTGGAGTGCGTCAGCAACGGAAACGTCTACAAGAGCATACTGGTGAGGACAGTGGTTTCCTGATCTTGTGTTTCTGAGGTCAGCCAGCTTGTTTTTTTGGTTGACTTAGTCGAACACTTTCTTAAAGTAAAAAGTAGGAAAGTAGAAGAAAGAACAAAGCAGAACAGGAAGGTCTTGGTAAAGAAAACTGATGTGTCATCAaagagtatttaaaaaaatgcatgatCAGAAGTCTAAAAGTTTAGGATTTTTCCTGTGGCATTTGCAAAAAAGCTGTTTTAAGCCAAAGATTTATGAATGAACCCTTTTAAGACAACATTATTAATTTCAACTGAAACTACtgacagttatttaaaaaaatatgtttctgaaaacatttgagggGAGAAAATATGCAATGCAGTAATAGAATCTTGCgctagtttgacagtttgattgGAGTTCTCGAGCCGTCATTGACACAGCGATGGAGACTCGTCGGCTCTGATTGGTCGTTTTCCTTATGCCATTATTTCAGCAAAGTTACCAACTGTAGCTGTAAGCGGAGTGTAGCCAACAGCATTGATTCCTATCAGTTTCTTTACAGTAAAGCGTGGTAGACCGTCTCCCATTGATAATCACAACCCACATGTCAAGAAAGTGTATTTTCTCTCTACTAAACTCAACGTGTAAACTGAAGATTGTTCTTAAAGCCATTTAGCTAATTCTAAATCATTTAATTCCTCTCAGTCACCTTGAAAGACGCAGCAAATATCGTCAATGTAACTGTAGTATTTGAACCGATAAACTGATTAAGTGGATATTCTGTAGGTCTCAgtggcgtgcgtgcgtgcgtttgtgtgaAATTGCTGCTCACATACATGATGATGAAGGTCGGAAAGAAACGTGTCAATAAATATTCTTCATCTGATTTGAAAGAGTCACTGGAATCTCTGAGAATTCTCTAAATCCTGTTTCCTCTCCAGCTGACCAGTCAGGACCACACGCGTCAGGTGATTCAGAGGGCTCTGGAAAAACACAACATGGAGGATGTCTGCCCCTATGATTACAACCTCTGCCAGATGCTCAACAATCATGGCAAAggtgaatatgttttttttttcttttttttgtaagttaCTGGTCATCAAATACAAGACACAAGGAAGACATGAATCATGTGTAGTATTTAAACTGATTATGTACTGCAGCATCAGACCTAAAACgtactgtttttatattttgggggtggtagtagctcagtctgtagggagttggtttgggaaccggagggttgctggttcaaatccccatacggaccaaagtatggtggtggagtggtagctggagaggtgccagttcacctcgtgggtactgccaaggtgctcttgagcaaggcaccgaaatccCAACTGCTTGGTGTCCATGTTCATTGACAGCTTCAGTCcccccactctgacatctctccattagtgcatatataggtactgagcatgtgtgtgaaaTTCAAATACCTGCTTGTAAAGtgtataataacaacagagtgaaaacctttaatttcccttgcgggattaataaagtataaattattattattattattattattattatgaggtTCAGTCTAATGGACAGGAGtcattcttctcttttcttttacaCCAAAGAGAAAAATTGACTTGAACATTTTTGTGTAAATTGGCTAAATGTAGAGCAATATTTAATCTAGTAGCAGAAGAAGTTTGGGCCTCTGTATAAACGGTAAATGTCAGGAAATCCATTACAGAGGAAGCAAAAACCAGCTCCTATTAATCAACTATAATGCAAATCCACTGCAAGACATGAAGGGGTATAACTCAAGTTATTTTCAGCTGGAAAACTCttattatatttttgttgtcttcAATGATGCTTTCATTCTTTCTAAATAAATTTAAAACGCCGGTATTTCTGAAAAATACTCTTTATCATTGTGAGAAACCGCTGTAATCCCTAACTGAAATAGAAGCAGATGAAGTAAGctaaggtaaaataaaataagtgtcGTCACTTCATCACTTCATTCCTCTTTCTGCCTCAGAGCTCCAGATCCCTGACAAAGCCAACGTGTTTTATGCCATGTGCACCTCCGCCAACTATGACTTTGTGCTTCGTCAGCGCTGGAGGAGCCACAGGAGACATCTGGGCTCCTCTTCCAGTCCTGGAGCTCAACCCAGGAGCCGCTACTCCAGGTGAATCGCATCTGTCCTGGCTGACTGTTTATCCAGAGGACAGAGGAGCTGCTCGTGTGCAAACAAACGCATCCATATTTACTCACCGCCACGAGGTATGAGCCACTCTGAAATAGAGACTCGCAAGCAACCGAGCTTTGACTGCAAAATATCCTTCTCCTCTTTGCCT from the Perca flavescens isolate YP-PL-M2 chromosome 2, PFLA_1.0, whole genome shotgun sequence genome contains:
- the rgl3a gene encoding ral guanine nucleotide dissociation stimulator-like 1 isoform X2; this translates as MGKWHLSMDLVQEWGEEEEDGAVFGITLRREPILPSLDTAELLTTFAQYRAVKVRRLKAATLERLLSHLLDPEHQEPDFIRVFLSTYRAFISSTSTLIKLLFQRNDSIANLDNTVCQRSPLPPVIRLWLEEYGEDFRDPPQYQDLRLLCVHLQHGLCFRRLAQTAETFLKRLQEQDCSDSASQHNSESLQQELGDQEDGGQASTKEEDKHFMDFPVRDVAEQLTRLDAELFVRVVPFHCLGCVWSQRDKKENRNLAPTVRATISQFNAVTNRVITSLLWPSSPSPSTSSPMSSPSSSSSFLYPSTAPSSPRCSHTSPAHRARIIERWIAIAQECRQLKNFSSLRAVLSALQSNAVYRLKKTWAAVSRESMATFDLLCEIFPDENCVLTSREILVEDGTQPDGSATPGSASRHSFSSGVVPYLGTYLTVLTMLDTALPDTVEGGLINFEKRRREFEIVSQIRQLQASCSNYSLPVNHHIAAWLQAHTLLTDQESYELSRDLEPPVDPCPSSPNSWSSRLLAKKLATLRSSSDSSLRKTHADQISVSSSGSSSSDMEDLSGPQPSPLRVKLKSLSSSLHNVAEDFSVSSMSSSSPNLSSSSSSSSHPDLSSSSLVLSPESPLPGCSPQAVLPVYNKQVADSCIIRVSVECVSNGNVYKSILLTSQDHTRQVIQRALEKHNMEDVCPYDYNLCQMLNNHGKELQIPDKANVFYAMCTSANYDFVLRQRWRSHRRHLGSSSSPGAQPRSRYSR
- the rgl3a gene encoding ral guanine nucleotide dissociation stimulator-like 1 isoform X1, which translates into the protein MRTIIPVFGGGDGGESRGLRSRVGRMKNLLWLRPSQCVDVHMDTEPGVWLTSFQSLDTDGQHEDLVQEWGEEEEDGAVFGITLRREPILPSLDTAELLTTFAQYRAVKVRRLKAATLERLLSHLLDPEHQEPDFIRVFLSTYRAFISSTSTLIKLLFQRNDSIANLDNTVCQRSPLPPVIRLWLEEYGEDFRDPPQYQDLRLLCVHLQHGLCFRRLAQTAETFLKRLQEQDCSDSASQHNSESLQQELGDQEDGGQASTKEEDKHFMDFPVRDVAEQLTRLDAELFVRVVPFHCLGCVWSQRDKKENRNLAPTVRATISQFNAVTNRVITSLLWPSSPSPSTSSPMSSPSSSSSFLYPSTAPSSPRCSHTSPAHRARIIERWIAIAQECRQLKNFSSLRAVLSALQSNAVYRLKKTWAAVSRESMATFDLLCEIFPDENCVLTSREILVEDGTQPDGSATPGSASRHSFSSGVVPYLGTYLTVLTMLDTALPDTVEGGLINFEKRRREFEIVSQIRQLQASCSNYSLPVNHHIAAWLQAHTLLTDQESYELSRDLEPPVDPCPSSPNSWSSRLLAKKLATLRSSSDSSLRKTHADQISVSSSGSSSSDMEDLSGPQPSPLRVKLKSLSSSLHNVAEDFSVSSMSSSSPNLSSSSSSSSHPDLSSSSLVLSPESPLPGCSPQAVLPVYNKQVADSCIIRVSVECVSNGNVYKSILLTSQDHTRQVIQRALEKHNMEDVCPYDYNLCQMLNNHGKELQIPDKANVFYAMCTSANYDFVLRQRWRSHRRHLGSSSSPGAQPRSRYSR